One window of the Populus nigra chromosome 4, ddPopNigr1.1, whole genome shotgun sequence genome contains the following:
- the LOC133690687 gene encoding vascular-related unknown protein 1-like isoform X2: MENSNNYPSINKAVVGSKETTVSDPAEESGWTSYFEDLSNHKEEDQSLCSSFDSSSMVSDAASFPPWKSSQTNHVVACSSFGALPEKLTSKKTRAEEISLDDSLEDTASSPVNSPKGNIESIGLEQHAEGLETSERCEMNFSTVKNDCIDLKKRGLCLVPSSMLVNYLG, from the exons ATGGAAAACTCTAATAATTATCCGTCCATTAATAAAGCTGTTGTTGGTTCAAAAGAAACAACAGTCTCTGATCCTGCTGAGGAGAGTGGTTGGACGTCTTATTTTGAAGATTTGTCTAATCATAAAGAAGAAGATCAGAGTTTATGCTCTAGTTTTGATAGCTCCTCGATGGTTTCTGATGCTGCTTCTTTTCCTCCATGGAAATCATCTCAAACAAATCATGTTGTTGCCTGCTCTTCCTTTGGGGCCTTGCCAGAAAAGTTAACTTCCAAGAAAACAAGAGCCGAAGAGATTTCTCTTGATGATTCCTTGGAGGATACTGCTAGTTCTCCTGTGAATAGTCCCAAG GGTAATATAGAAAGCATTGGTTTAGAGCAACATGCAGAAGGGCTCGAGACAAGTGAAAGATGTGAAATGAATTTCAGTACTGTGAAAAATGACTGCATAGACTTAAAGAAGAGAGGCTTGTGCTTGGTTCCTTCGTCCATGTTAGTTAACTATCTTGGTTAA
- the LOC133690687 gene encoding vascular-related unknown protein 1-like isoform X1, with product MENSNNYPSINKAVVGSKETTVSDPAEESGWTSYFEDLSNHKEEDQSLCSSFDSSSMVSDAASFPPWKSSQTNHVVACSSFGALPEKLTSKKTRAEEISLDDSLEDTASSPVNSPKVSDLRQIDMNPRKTDDRYYNSSLGNIESIGLEQHAEGLETSERCEMNFSTVKNDCIDLKKRGLCLVPSSMLVNYLG from the exons ATGGAAAACTCTAATAATTATCCGTCCATTAATAAAGCTGTTGTTGGTTCAAAAGAAACAACAGTCTCTGATCCTGCTGAGGAGAGTGGTTGGACGTCTTATTTTGAAGATTTGTCTAATCATAAAGAAGAAGATCAGAGTTTATGCTCTAGTTTTGATAGCTCCTCGATGGTTTCTGATGCTGCTTCTTTTCCTCCATGGAAATCATCTCAAACAAATCATGTTGTTGCCTGCTCTTCCTTTGGGGCCTTGCCAGAAAAGTTAACTTCCAAGAAAACAAGAGCCGAAGAGATTTCTCTTGATGATTCCTTGGAGGATACTGCTAGTTCTCCTGTGAATAGTCCCAAG GTTAGTGATTTGAGACAGATAGATATGAATCCCAGGAAGACAGATGATCGATATTATAACAGTTCTCTT GGTAATATAGAAAGCATTGGTTTAGAGCAACATGCAGAAGGGCTCGAGACAAGTGAAAGATGTGAAATGAATTTCAGTACTGTGAAAAATGACTGCATAGACTTAAAGAAGAGAGGCTTGTGCTTGGTTCCTTCGTCCATGTTAGTTAACTATCTTGGTTAA
- the LOC133691767 gene encoding uncharacterized protein LOC133691767, which yields MTRMRGFKICCGVTTIFIIILAAVFTTLALTVFKPKNPSIIANPVGLENIQFGGSPNVTLNVTLGMVITIDNPNYGSFKFTNSTAYVDYHGVIVAEVPIQADLIPAHSKVNITTSVDLMADELIKNPYFLQDLIAGRFKFVSTSSLHGKVEVIKILKLHATALSTCDITLFVTSLSIDSSCKSEIKL from the coding sequence ATGACTCGGATGAGAGGCTTCAAGATTTGCTGTGGTGTGACGACaattttcatcatcattctcgCTGCTGTTTTCACAACCTTAGCACTTACAGTATTCAAGCCTAAGAATCCCAGTATCATAGCCAACCCTGTTGGTCTCGAGAACATCCAATTCGGTGGCTCTCCAAATGTGACACTGAACGTCACCCTAGGCATGGTTATCACCATTGACAATCCTAATTATGGGAGCTTCAAGTTCACCAACAGCACAGCTTATGTTGATTACCATGGAGTCATTGTGGCAGAAGTTCCGATTCAGGCAGACTTGATCCCAGCACATTCCAAGGTTAACATCACTACTTCTGTTGATCTTATGGCCGATGAGTTGATAAAAAATCCTTATTTCTTGCAAGATCTTATAGCTGGGAGATTTAAGTTCGTATCGACATCTTCTTTACATGGAAAAGTGGAAGTGATCAAAATCTTGAAACTACATGCAACGGCTTTAAGCACCTGCGACATCACTCTTTTTGTTACTTCTCTGAGTATTGACTCCTCTTGCAAGTCTGAAATTAAGCTATAG
- the LOC133691575 gene encoding uncharacterized protein LOC133691575, producing the protein MLSFKEFWTKKTLVALGLGQFLSLLITSTGFSSSELARRGINAPTSQSFLNYVFLAIVYGSIMLYRKQALKAKWYYYAILSLVDVEANFLVVKAYQYTSITSVMLLDCWSIPSVMVLTWFFLSTKYRFKKIAGVAVCVAGLVMVVFSDVHAGDRSGGSNPRKGDALVIAGATLYAISNVSEEFLVKNADRVELMSLLGFFGAIISAIQISILERNEVKSIHWSAGAALPFFGFSVAMFLFYSSVPILLKISGSTMLNLSLLTSDMWAVVIRIFAYHEKVDWMYFVAFAAVAVGLIVYSGGDKEEDQHHAGDEDEDAERSKHFDEEACSGNRGQKTIPGSSKTRDSSKHDLASTSIADEQDIESKNVGKDVWGNKS; encoded by the exons ATGTTGAGCTTTAAGGAGTTTTGGACGAAGAAAACATTGGTGGCTCTTGGGTTGGGAcagtttctctctctcctcattACTTCTACTGGATTTTCATCCTCTGAACTTGCTAGAAGAG GAATTAATGCACCAACTTCTCAGTCCTTTCTAAACTACGTCTTCTTGGCCATTGTTTATGGAAGTATTATGCTTTATCGGAAGCAAGCACTTAAG GCAAAATGGTACTACTATGCTATTCTTTCATTGGTCGATGTAGAGGCCAATTTTCTTG TGGTGAAGGCCTATCAATACACATCGATCACAAGTGTCATGCTGCTGGACTGTTGGTCAATCCCTTCTGTTATGGTTCTTACATGGTTTTTCTTGAGCACAAAGTACAGATTCAAGAAAATAGCTGGAGTAGCTGTTTGTGTTGCAGGCCttgttatggttgttttttcaGATGTTCACGCTGGTGATCGATCAG GTGGGAGCAACCCTCGTAAAGGAGATGCTCTTGTTATTGCTGGAGCAACGCTGTATGCTATCAGTAATGTCAGTGAG GAGTTTCTTGTAAAAAATGCTGATAGAGTTGAGCTCATGTCGCTTCTGGGTTTTTTTGGTGCCATAATCAGTGCCATTCAAAT AAGTATTCTGGAGCGCAACGAAGTTAAATCCATTCACTGGTCAGCTGGGGCA GCTCTTccgttttttggattttcagtGGCAATGTTTCTGTTCTACTCTTCAGTCCCGATCTTGCTTAAG ATTAGTGGATCCACGATGCTCAACTTGTCTTTGCTGACATCAGACATGTGGGCTGTTGTGATTCGCATCTTTGCTTATCATGAGAAG GTTGATTGGATGTACTTTGTGGCCTttgctgctgttgctgttggGTTGATCGTTTATTCTGG GGGTGACAAGGAAGAGGATCAACACCATGCtggtgatgaagatgaagatgcagAAAGAAGTAAACATTTCGACGAGGAGGCTTGTTCTGGAAACCGCGGTCAAAAAACTATCCCTGGGAGCTCAAAAACCAGGGATAGTAGTAAGCATGATCTTGCTAGCACCAGCATTGCAGATGAGCAAGACATTGAGAGCAAGAATGTGGGAAAAGATGTGTGGGGGAACAAATCATAA